From Xiphophorus couchianus chromosome 4, X_couchianus-1.0, whole genome shotgun sequence, a single genomic window includes:
- the arpp19a gene encoding cAMP-regulated phosphoprotein 19a: protein MSEDNDKTQTAEETPVEEETESQDKVISPEKAEEAKLKARYPNLGHKPGGSDLLRKRLQKGQKYFDSGDYNMAKAKIKNKQLPTAAPEKTECTGDHIPTPQDLPQRKPSLVASKLAG, encoded by the exons ATGTCGGAGGACAACGACAAAACCCAGACCGCAGAAGAGACACcggtggaggaggagacg GAGTCACAAGACAAGGTGATTAGTCCAGAGAAGGCAGAAGAAGCTAAGCTGAAGGCCAGATACCCAAACCTGGGGCACAAACCCGGAGGTTCTGACTTGCTTCGCAAACGCTTGCAGAAGGGG caAAAATACTTTGACTCTGGCGATTACAACATGGCTAAAGCGAAGATCAAGAACAAGCAGCTGCCAACAGCTGCGCCGGAGAAGACTGAGTGCACAGGGGACCACATCCCCACCCCCCAGGACCTGCCCCAAAGGAAACCCTCTCTGGTGGCCAGCAAGCTGGCCGGCTGA